The following proteins come from a genomic window of Novosphingobium aromaticivorans DSM 12444:
- a CDS encoding HPr kinase/phosphorylase — protein MSVVRQAGCVAIGGRGLLIEGAPGTGKSSLALALIDRGATLVGDDGVLLRVQGGRLIAAPHPHIAGKLEVRNVGIVDLPVSAPVPVSLLVRLDVDAPRFVGTPDVMEICGIALPLVRLWPESPVLHLRAEMALSVHGLTTC, from the coding sequence ATGAGCGTTGTCCGGCAGGCGGGGTGCGTTGCGATCGGCGGGCGGGGGCTGCTCATCGAAGGTGCGCCGGGTACGGGCAAGTCCAGTCTCGCACTGGCACTCATCGACAGGGGCGCGACGCTGGTGGGGGACGATGGCGTGCTGTTGCGCGTGCAGGGCGGACGCTTGATTGCCGCGCCCCACCCGCACATTGCTGGCAAGCTGGAAGTCCGCAACGTCGGCATCGTCGACCTGCCGGTTTCGGCGCCCGTCCCTGTATCCCTGCTGGTCCGGCTGGACGTCGATGCGCCGCGTTTCGTCGGCACGCCGGACGTCATGGAAATCTGCGGCATCGCGCTGCCGCTGGTCAGGCTGTGGCCCGAATCGCCGGTCCTCCATCTCAGGGCGGAAATGGCGCTGTCGGTCCATGGGTTGACGACCTGCTGA
- the rapZ gene encoding RNase adapter RapZ, translating to MSADSAPQRILLVTGLLGAGKTTALRTLEDMGWEAIDNFPIRLLDRLLETEPGSARMEPGAPMAIGFDTRTRGFDPSRTIELVKKLSQRSDLQITTLFLDCAGTELERRYNETRRRHPMSEDKPAATGIAAERELLEPLRRWADVVITTTSFTTNDLQQAIRDQFGGEIATPTTITISSFGFSRGMPPLADLVFDMRFLANPHWVDDLRPQTGRDKAVGEYIRKDPAFDEAFERIRDLLLLLLPRYQEQGKAYVHIAFGCTGGRHRSVFMAEQIASALREAGFSPTLLHRNLSSRAADLLEGVKG from the coding sequence ATGTCCGCGGATTCGGCACCCCAGCGAATTCTTCTCGTCACCGGCCTGCTTGGCGCGGGCAAGACGACTGCGCTGCGCACGCTCGAGGACATGGGGTGGGAGGCGATCGACAATTTTCCGATCCGCCTGCTCGACCGCCTGCTCGAGACAGAGCCCGGCTCGGCCCGGATGGAGCCGGGGGCGCCGATGGCCATCGGCTTCGATACCCGCACGCGCGGCTTCGATCCTTCGCGCACGATCGAACTGGTCAAGAAGCTGTCGCAGCGCAGCGATCTCCAGATCACGACGCTGTTCCTCGATTGCGCGGGCACCGAGCTTGAGCGGCGCTATAACGAGACCCGCCGTCGCCATCCGATGAGCGAGGACAAGCCGGCGGCGACGGGCATCGCGGCTGAGCGCGAACTGCTTGAACCGCTGCGACGCTGGGCGGACGTGGTGATCACTACAACCAGCTTCACCACCAACGACCTCCAGCAGGCGATTCGCGATCAGTTCGGCGGCGAGATCGCTACTCCGACCACGATCACGATCAGCAGCTTCGGCTTCTCGCGCGGAATGCCCCCGCTGGCCGACCTCGTGTTCGACATGCGTTTCCTCGCCAACCCGCACTGGGTGGACGACCTGCGTCCCCAGACAGGGCGGGACAAGGCAGTGGGCGAATATATCCGCAAGGACCCGGCGTTCGACGAGGCATTCGAGCGGATCCGCGATCTCCTGCTGCTCCTGCTTCCCCGATACCAGGAACAGGGCAAGGCCTACGTCCATATCGCGTTCGGCTGTACCGGCGGGCGTCACCGTTCCGTGTTCATGGCCGAGCAGATCGCTTCCGCCTTGCGCGAAGCGGGATTTTCTCCCACATTATTGCATCGCAACCTGTCGTCGCGGGCAGCCGACCTGCTCGAAGGCGTCAAGGGATAA